The DNA sequence aacaagcttgcgtcccttgccttctggaacaactgtcgtctgtgacgttccttagaacacgtagaacaatgaattggccgttgatcggcgttccttttcccgtcaaaacgccataaacaTACTAGTAAGGAATGTCTCAGAAGTGTAGTCAAACTTCTGGacgacaacggtgtgtgtgtgtgtgtgtgtgtgtctgtgtgtgtctgtctgtctgtctgtgtgtgtctgtgtgtgcctgtgtgtctgtgtgtctgcgtgtgtgtttcgggcaaatcaatccgttttctttgctttatttcattttattttgttctgtctcgtgttttcccgacaagatgtttgtcttgccagtgtcaaatcctccgcgtagcattgtcttgcttggctagtggcttgcttcccattggctagtgatggcgacggccaggactacgcgcaggtccgcagggcggttattaatCCGGCTCCGTCAGGCCCGCCAATTCATTCTcgttctgtatcgacaagaatatcgtaatcatcatgtctggacgcggcaaaggaggcaaggggctcggaaagggaggcgctaagcgtcaccgcaaggttcttcgcgacaacatccagggtatcaccaagccggctatccgtcgtcttgcccgtcgtggcggcgtgaagcgcatctccgggttgatctacgaggagacccgaggcgttctgaaggtgttcctggagaatgtgatccgcgacgcggtgacctacaccgagcacgccaagcgcaagacggtgaccgccatggacgttgtctacgctctgaaacgccaaggccgcacactgtacggcttcggcggctaaaggatctgactctcctcatcgaaagcaagcaaaccccggcccttttcagggccacccaaatctccccaaaagagctgtatcttctcacaacacatgtacacacctgactcgaacaacgagcataatacaaaatccaagccggtcatgcaaacacacaacaatgaactattATGGTaccgttttctttgtagtgatagtcttgttgatgTCTGTAAAGATGTGTGTACGGTTGGATACTAAgaaatgcgtgtgaagcgtagtatagatatatgttttattttcttggtatactttgtgtgtgtgaagaatatgattgGTGTGtcggagagatcttggtgcaattgagagtgtgtgttttgtatcaaagttgCTTTAATATGATCTCTGTTCGTTCAAGCGTGCGTAGTAAagttgcttggctcaaatatgatatatctgcgtCAACTGAAAGTCCGGGCGCGTCGTAAGCCTTggtgttcatcaattcatatgCGGTCACTCGTTTCTCTGCGTGCAAACTCGATCAGCCGTCGAGTCCATGGCGCgcttactgaaaagtatggcaaatatctcaatatctgagggctagtGAGCAgcggcttccatcaaattagtgaggtggacatgtcctcttgtacgGAAACCGAGCCAGTATCATTTTTGACACCCGGGAATGGAGAAATTCAACcataaagttagaaaagaaacacaaatttcgccgAGATGGACAGTAAGACGCAGACACGCTACggcgtttccgaccacgtccgcaccatCGTTACTTCATGCCagcttgacaagatgtcgggttcatttgcacgtccatcgcagacaaagcaagctatCATGTCCACTCCAGCATCGTCCACCAAGAAGCCCAgggcgcccaaggcccctgcggctcacccgcccaccaccgccatgattacggcggccctggaagcgctcaaggaccgtaaAGGTTCTTCCCTGGTGGCCATCAAGAAATACATCGCCGGCAACttcaagttcgacgtggagaagaaggcaCCCTTCATCAAACGCGCCCTGAGAGTCATGGTGGCcaagggcaccctcattcaggtgaaaggtacgggggcctcgggatccttcaaaatcaacgtagcagccaagaaagccgccgagaaggccgccaagaaacctgccgtcaagaagccggtcaagaaacccgcggccaagaaggcaaccaagcccaagaccgccaagccgaaaaagcccgcggccaagaaggctaccaccccgaagaaggccaagaagccggcagccaagaagaccaagaaatctccggccaagaaaccagccgccaagaaaccggccaaaaAGACGCCGAAAAAGAAGCCGGTCGCCAAaaaggcagcgcctgccaagaaggcgtccaagcccaagaagaagtgaagatccgaccgtccaagtttctgaaaaccccggcccttttcagggccacccacatcttaacaaaagaacaatgtcaatcacatcaaagttatcacttttccaacacaccatatgctctcaaagaaaaagaacaagaaaatgaatgttaagatagaaacatatctatgaaaagactccccccccccacacacacacacgcagactaTCAAAAGAATGAGTGAATGGACGCATACACGCACAGACAGACTGAATTTCGCCGAAGCAGGCTATATAAAGATGACGGAAGACGTTTAATTTCATGACGATCTTGTATGTGTGTTGCGAGTCCACAAGtttattgagcaatgaaattgacgaatgcctggttgccactgtatgtctaggcccgagtgtatgtagcccattgccacTCTATAGCGCATGCATCAttccccaaaagtgccgagcttgctgcaaaagtcggaTTCTGGAGACacgaaaactgaccaatcgcaagctcggatttcagccagggaaccaatcagacggcagggcgcccgccaattgtaatctgcgggcatctgattagcgggtgttataaattcactctccaccactcgccgactacttttattgtcttgcacttgagcgtggacgaagttcatccgttccttcgacatggcacgtaccaagcagaccgcccgtaagtccaccggtggcaaagcccccaggaaacaactggcaaccaaggccgcgcgcaagagcgctcctgctaccggcggcgtcaagaagcctcaccgctacaggcccggcaccgtggccctgagagagatccgtcgctaccagaagtccaccgagctgctcatccgcaagctgccattccagcgcctggtgcgcgagatcgcccaagacttcaagaccgacctgcgcttccagagctcggcggtcatggctctgcaggaagccagcgaggcctacctggtcggtctcttcgaggacaccaacctgtgcgccatccacgccaagcgcgtcaccatcatgcccaaggacatccagctcgctcgccgtatccgaggggagcgagcctaaggaggatcgcaacaagatcaacgacaaccccggcccttttcagggccacccacatatcccagaaagatctatatcgttcacctttctttaaacagacgcacGTTCTTTCGTCTGACATACAATTACacacgactcgcacatcacccccccccccccaaatacctGTAAACGCacatcaattcagccgacagtgtgaTGACTTTATTAATTTAATGTTCTTTCGTTGTTGAGCCACAactcgcacccccccccccctttactacatgtacacgcgAATCGATTCAGCCGACATTGTactgactttattgacattaaagAGTGTTAAAACGGGCACACACATATAAAATACACATATGTCAGCTAGCACTAAACGACACACTTGTAAGATGCAGAAAGATGAGAATACCATATTGCGTTGATTGTCTGTCATATATCTTGGACGGGCTAGTATGTCATATGTAAAGTTACTTTTGCTACTAAATTGTCTTAGTCTCCACATATACTCTGtgtgtgtagggggggggggtatatccATTCGTGCATCTgcattgattcagtgtgaagagaatacagttctttcgtgaggatgtgggtggccctgaaaagggccggggtttcgaTGATTCGGTGTCGTCTGGAAATTACGTAGCcttgctggtcttcttgggcagaagcacggcgtggatgttgggcagaacgccgccttGTGCGAGCtagccaagcacgccgtcagcgagggcaccaaggccgtcaccaagtacaccagctccaagtaaatccaAGTCCGCCTCCGCTCAAcgtaaccccggcctttttcaaggccacccacatcctcacaaaagagctatagcaatcacgTTCCAGTCGAAATAGTGACTACACACAACGCACGCACACGCCacaaacctgggatcgcaggcgacataaaacagcACAGAACTTATGCCCtggaacacacaacaacaacaaaaacaacagagtgatcttgaaagaaaacaaacaacaaagaaagtgaatttgacgtaataaaaggctgcacacgttcttattacaccaaacaaaggtgacgcaacaacaagcttgcgtcccttgccttctggaacaactgtcgtctgtgacgttccttagaacacgtagaacaatgaattggccgttgatcggcgttccttttcccgtcaaaacgccataaacaTACTAGTAAGGAATGTCTCAGAAGTGTAGTCAAACTTCTGGacgacaacggtgtgtgtgtgtgtgtgtgtgtgtctgtgtgtgtctgtctgtctgtctgtgtgtgtctgtgtgtgcctgtgtgtctgtgtgtctgcgtgtgtgtttcgggcaaatcaatccgttttctttgctttatttcattttattttgttctgtctcgtgttttcccgacaagatgtttgtcttgccagtgtcaaatcctccgcgtagcattgtcttgcttggctagtggcttgcttcccattggctagtgatggcgacggccaggactacgcgcaggtccgcagggcggttattaatCCGGCTCCGTCAGGCCCGCCAATTCATTCTcgttctgtatcgacaagaatatcgtaatcatcatgtctggacgcggcaaaggaggcaaggggctcggaaagggaggcgctaagcgtcaccgcaaggttcttcgcgacaacatccagggtatcaccaagccggctatccgtcgtcttgcccgtcgtggcggcgtgaagcgcatctccgggttgatctacgaggagacccgaggcgttctgaaggtgttcctggagaatgtgatccgcgacgcggtgacctacaccgagcacgccaagcgcaagacggtgaccgccatggacgttgtctacgctctgaaacgccaaggccgcacactgtacggcttcggcggctaaaggatctgactctcctcatcgaaagcaagcaaaccccggcccttttcagggccacccaaatctccccaaaagagctgtatcttctcacaacacatgtacacacctgactcgaacaacgagcataatacaaaatccaagccggtcatgcaaacacacaacaatgaactattATGGTaccgttttctttgtagtgatagtcttgttgatgTCTGTAAAGATGTGTGTACGGTTGGATACTAAgaaatgcgtgtgaagcgtagtatagatatatgttttattttcttggtatactttgtgtgtgtgaagaatatgattgGTGTGtcggagagatcttggtgcaattgagagtgtgtgttttgtatcaaagttgCTTTAATATGATCTCTGTTCGTTCAAGCGTGCGTAGTAAagttgcttggctcaaatatgatatatctgcgtCAACTGAAAGTCCGGGCGCGTCGTAAGCCTTggtgttcatcaattcatatgCGGTCACTCGTTTCTCTGCGTGCAAACTCGATCAGCCGTCGAGTCCATGGCGCgcttactgaaaagtatggcaaatatctcaatatctgagggctagtGAGCAgcggcttccatcaaattagtgaggtggacatgtcctcttgtacgGAAACCGAGCCAGTATCATTTTTGACACCCGGGAATGGAGAAATTCAACcataaagttagaaaagaaacacaaatttcgccgAGATGGACAGTAAGACGCAGACACGCTACggcgtttccgaccacgtccgcaccatCGTTACTTCATGCCagcttgacaagatgtcgggttcatttgcacgtccatcgcagacaaagcaagctatCATGTCCACTCCAGCATCGTCCACCAAGAAGCCCAgggcgcccaaggcccctgcggctcacccgcccaccaccgccatgattacggcggccctggaagcgctcaaggaccgtaaAGGTTCTTCCCTGGTGGCCATCAAGAAATACATCGCCGGCAACttcaagttcgacgtggagaagaaggcaCCCTTCATCAAACGCGCCCTGAGAGTCATGGTGGCcaagggcaccctcattcaggtgaaaggtacgggggcctcgggatccttcaaaatcaacgtagcagccaagaaagccgccgagaaggccgccaagaaacctgccgtcaagaagccggtcaagaaacccgcggccaagaaggcaaccaagcccaagaccgccaagccgaaaaagcccgcggccaagaaggctaccaccccgaagaaggccaagaagccggcagccaagaagaccaagaaatctccggccaagaaaccagccgccaagaaaccggccaaaaAGACGCCGAAAAAGAAGCCGGTCGCCAAaaaggcagcgcctgccaagaaggcgtccaagcccaagaagaagtgaagatccgaccgtccaagtttctgaaaaccccggcccttttcagggccacccacatcttaacaaaagaacaatgtcaatcacatcaaagttatcacttttccaacacaccatatgctctcaaagaaaaagaacaagaaaatgaatgttaagatagaaacatatctatgaaaagactccccccccccacacacacacacgcagactaTCAAAAGAATGAGTGAATGGACGCATACACGCACAGACAGACTGAATTTCGCCGAAGCAGGCTATATAAAGATGACGGAAGA is a window from the Branchiostoma lanceolatum isolate klBraLanc5 unplaced genomic scaffold, klBraLanc5.hap2 Scaffold_76, whole genome shotgun sequence genome containing:
- the LOC136426143 gene encoding histone H1-like, with protein sequence MDSKTQTRYGVSDHVRTIVTSCQLDKMSGSFARPSQTKQAIMSTPASSTKKPRAPKAPAAHPPTTAMITAALEALKDRKGSSLVAIKKYIAGNFKFDVEKKAPFIKRALRVMVAKGTLIQVKGTGASGSFKINVAAKKAAEKAAKKPAVKKPVKKPAAKKATKPKTAKPKKPAAKKATTPKKAKKPAAKKTKKSPAKKPAAKKPAKKTPKKKPVAKKAAPAKKASKPKKK